TGTGGGGCAGGCTGATCTCCACCGGAGTGGCGCCCGCCGCCTTGATCCATTCGATGCCCAGTTCCCACACCTTGGCCACTTCGTCCGACAGGCCGTCGGGGCGGTATTCCTTGGGGATACCCACCTTGAGCCCCCGGATGTCGCCGGTCAGCGCCTTTTCGAAATCCGGCACGGCCATGTTGACCGAGGTGGAATCCTTGGGGTCATGTCCGGCCATGGCGCCCAGCATGATGGCGCAGTCACGCACGGTGCGCGCCATGGGACCCGCCTGATCGAGCGACGAGGCAAAGGCCACGATGCCGAAGCGCGAGCAGCGGCCATAGGTGGGCTTGATGCCGGTGATGCCGCAGAAGGCGGCGGGCTGGCGGATGGAGCCGCCGGTATCGGTGCCCGTCGCGGCCATCACCATACGCGCCGCGACCGCAGCGGCCGACCCGCCCGAGGAGCCGCCGGGAACCAGCTTGGCCTTGGGGGCGCTCGTCTTCTTCCAGGGATTTTCCACCGCGCCGAAATAGCTGGTCTGATTGGACGAGCCCATGGCGAATTCGTCGAGGTTGAGCTTGCCCAAGGAAACGGCGCCAGCGGCCTTCAGCTTGCCCGAGACGGTGGATTCATAAGGCGGCTTGAAGCCTTCCAGGATGTGGCTGGCCGCCGTGGTCTGCACACCCTCGGTGCAAAACAGATCCTTGATGCCGATGGGCAGCCCGTCCATGGAGCCAGCCGTGCCCGCCTGACGGCGCGCATCGGACGCCTTGGCGGCATCGAGCGCTAGGTCCGGGGTCTCGACGATGAAGGCGTTGAGATGGCGCTGGGCCTCGGTCGCCTTGATGTGCGCGCTCGTCAACTCCACGGCGGTGAACGCGCCCTTGGCCAGCCCGTCGCGGGCCTCGGCCATGGTGAGGTCTGTCAGCTTGGTCATTATTCCACCACCTTCGGCACGGTGAAAAAGCCCTCGGCGGCTTCCGGCGCGTTGGCCAGCACCAGATCCGGGTAGCCGCCGTCATTGATCACGTCGGCCCGCATGGGCGCCGTGATATCGGCCACCGAGGTCATGGGCGCGACGCCATCGGTGTTCACCTCGGAGAGTTGCTCGACGAAGTGGAGGATGTTGGACAATTCGCCGGCGAGGTGGTCGAGTTCCTCGTCCTTGACTTCGATGCGCGCCAATTCGGCGATGGCGCGGACGGTGGCTTTGTCGAGCGACATGGGCCTGCAAAACTCCGGTAAATCTGGGTGGCCGGACGTTAGCATCCAGGCAACGACGGTGCAAGCCGTGCGGGCTTGATCTTTGCCAGCGCTGGGCGCATCAAGAATACATGCTGATTCGACGCCCTGCCGCCCCATGACCTCCATCGCCTATCACCTCCAACGCGCCCCCGTCGGTGTGGTCCTGGTGGACAGCCAGGGGCGGGTGAGCGCCTCCAATTCCCTGGCGCGCAGGCTGTTGGAGCCGGTGGGAGGAGCCATCATCGGAGCCGATCTCATGGCGCTGCATCCCGAATCGGCGCGGGCCAAGGTTCAGTGGTTGCTGGATTCCGCCCGTGCCCGGCCGGATGAACCGGCGGGTATGGCCATGACGCTGCCCTTCGGCACGCTGGTGGCCCGTGTGACCACGGTGGAGGGCGCCGATGGGCCCGGCTGGTGCCTGATCTTCCATCTGCCGGACGGCTTCAGCCTCAAGGAAGGCCAATCCGGCCCGGCCTCGGCCGATAGTCTGGTCAAGCTGCCGGTGGGCTCGGGCAGCGGACCGGCGCTGCTGGATGTGGCCTCGGTGGTGCATCTGGAGGCCGAGGGGCACTACACCCGCGTCCATACCGCCGACGGGGCGCATTTCTGCCGCCTTTCCCTGGCCCAGTTGCTGAAGCGCCTGGATCCCGCGGTGTTCCTTCAGGTTCACCGCCGCCATATCGTCAATCTGGTCCATGCCGAGGCCATTGACCGCAGCGATGGGCATTGGGCGCTGGTCATGGCCGCGCCCGGCCGTCCCCGCGTGCCGGTGGCCAGGGCGCGGGTGGAACTGGTGCGGCGGCGCCTCGCGGTGTAATACTGTTCATGCAGTCCATTCGACCGTTCGTGCAGAGCCTGCGCGCTTCGGGCAAGGCCGGTTGCCGCCAGTGTCGCCCGTCGCCATGGTGCTCCCGCACAAGGAGGCATCATGACCGCGACCACTCAGGCCGACCGCTATATCAGCTTTACCGGGATCGACTGCGACGGCAACGCCAAGATCGTGTTGGAGCGGGTGGTGGCCCTGGTGGCCTTGCCCGAACACGCCAACTGCTTCTGGGACCGCTTTTTGATCCGTCTGGCCGAGGCCGACAAGGTGGGGGCGCGCAAGGCGGACGAGCTTTGCCTGGCCTGTTCCAACACCTATTACATCGAAGAATTGTTCGAGGCAGCGGGGGACGAACTGGGGCTGGCGGCGCTCAGGCGGCTGGAAGACGAGTGCTGCTGAGCCTGCTTTAGTAGGGTATGGTGCGGTCCATGCCCATTCTCTCTCCCGTCGAACTCCTTGGTTCTCTCTCCCGCGACCAGCGTTTGCTGGGCCTCGATCTGGGGTCCAAGACCATCGGTCTGGCGCTTTCGGACGTCAGCCGCACCATCGCCACGCCATTCGACACCATCCGCCGCACCAAGTTCACCAAGGATGCCGAACAACTGCTGGCCATTGTCGATAAGCAGGATGTGGGCGGTCTGGTCCTCGGCCTGCCGGTGGAGATGGACGGGTTCGAAGGCCCGCGTTGCCAGTCGGTGCGCTCGTTTGCCGCCAATCTGGCCCGGCTGCGCGACATGCCCATCGCCTATTGGGACGAACGCCTGTCCACCTCCGCCGTGACCCGCACCTTGCTGGAGGCGGATTCATCGCGCAAACGCCGGGCCGAGGTGGTGGACAAGATGGCCGCCGCCTATATCCTGCAAGGGTTGCTGGATAACCGCAGCGGCTTCGCTTGACCAATGTCAGGTCGCCGGGCCGCGGCCCCGGCTAGGATGCCTCCCGTTCAATGGGGGGAACATCTGCCATGATTCGTCGTCTTGCCTTTGCCCTGTGCCTGATAGCGCTCCCCGTGACGGGCGCCGAGGTGATCTGTCCCGACCTGTCCACCGCTCAGCAGGTGGGCAATTGCGCCAGCGAGCAGGAGCTGAAATTCAGTTTCACCGGCTATTGCAGCGACAATCAGCGCCTCTATGACAAGGAGGACGGGTCCTGCCTTTCGCTGGAACACTATAAGAAGATCAAGGATGTGTCCTTGTGGGAAGCGGGCGAGTTTCAGGGTTATCTGCATTGCTCGCTGCCCGCCGAGACCATCCGGGCGTCAAAGCTCCATCATATGGGCGCGGTACGCATCGGCCCCATGACCCGTGTCGTGTGCAGCTACGACAATGGTCTGGATCTCACGTATCGCACCAAAGCGCCCTGTACCGTCGAGGGGAGCCGGGCGGTGTGCAAGGACTAGCGGCGGCTTTCGCGACTCCCGGGGCCCGGCTCGAGGTCGGGATAACAAGAATAATAGTATCGTCATCCCCGCGCAGGCGGGGATCCAGGGGGGCTCATCGCACCATATCCGCATACAGATCGTGCCACATGGGATTGTCCCGTTCGATCAGTGCCAATTTCCAGTCCCGTCGCCAGCGCTTGATCCGTTATTCGCGCACGATTGCGGATTCCATGGTTTCGTGGAACTCGATATAGACCAGGGTGTGGACGGCGTGGTCCCGAGAAAACCCTTCGACAGCACCGCTCTTATGTTGCCAGATTCGTTGCACAGGATCGCTGGTGACGCCCACATAGAGCGTTCCATTCCGTTGGCTGGCGAGGATGTAGACTGCTGGGCGCAATGGAACTGCGACTCCTGGGTCCCGGCTCAAGGCCGGGATGACGATATTCCTGCTACTCCACGAACTCGATCTTGCCGCTGGGCAGAAGATAGAGCACCAGGGCGCGGCCGCCCTTGACCGTGGGGCGGTGGGCCGAATTGGGGCCGTAGACGCACCAGCCGCGGCCCTTGCCGTCGAATTTGGCGGTCTCGTCCACCGGCATGACCAGACAGATTTCGCCGAGGGGATGGCGGTGCAGCGGGCCGACAATCTCGGTGAGGTCGACCACGTCCACCGATAGATCAAGCGTTTCTGGGCTGGCCTGGATCACCCGCCCGAAGCGGCGGCCCGGCCCGCCCTGGGTGCACATCCAGCCCGATTTGATGGCCGAGATACAGGCGAATTCCATGGCCATGACATCGGCGCCGGAGGCCGGAAAGCGCTGGTTGAGCGCATCGGCGAGGGCCCGGTCCACGGGTTTGCCCGCGATGAATTCGATGACCGGCTGCATCAGGGATGCGAATTGTTCC
The nucleotide sequence above comes from Paramagnetospirillum magnetotacticum MS-1. Encoded proteins:
- the ruvX gene encoding Holliday junction resolvase RuvX — its product is MPILSPVELLGSLSRDQRLLGLDLGSKTIGLALSDVSRTIATPFDTIRRTKFTKDAEQLLAIVDKQDVGGLVLGLPVEMDGFEGPRCQSVRSFAANLARLRDMPIAYWDERLSTSAVTRTLLEADSSRKRRAEVVDKMAAAYILQGLLDNRSGFA
- the gatA gene encoding Asp-tRNA(Asn)/Glu-tRNA(Gln) amidotransferase subunit GatA, with protein sequence MTKLTDLTMAEARDGLAKGAFTAVELTSAHIKATEAQRHLNAFIVETPDLALDAAKASDARRQAGTAGSMDGLPIGIKDLFCTEGVQTTAASHILEGFKPPYESTVSGKLKAAGAVSLGKLNLDEFAMGSSNQTSYFGAVENPWKKTSAPKAKLVPGGSSGGSAAAVAARMVMAATGTDTGGSIRQPAAFCGITGIKPTYGRCSRFGIVAFASSLDQAGPMARTVRDCAIMLGAMAGHDPKDSTSVNMAVPDFEKALTGDIRGLKVGIPKEYRPDGLSDEVAKVWELGIEWIKAAGATPVEISLPHTKYALPTYYIIAPAECSSNLARYDGLRFGLRVPGKTLDEMYKNTRAAGFGAEVRRRILIGTYVLSAGYYDAYYAKAQKVRRLIAEDFRKAFESVDIILTPTAPSAAFGQGEGTDDPVTMWLNDVFTIPTSMAGLPGLSLPAGLSKDGLPLGLQLIGRPFDEETVFRVAGVMETAANFTAKPEGI
- a CDS encoding LytTR family DNA-binding domain-containing protein is translated as MTSIAYHLQRAPVGVVLVDSQGRVSASNSLARRLLEPVGGAIIGADLMALHPESARAKVQWLLDSARARPDEPAGMAMTLPFGTLVARVTTVEGADGPGWCLIFHLPDGFSLKEGQSGPASADSLVKLPVGSGSGPALLDVASVVHLEAEGHYTRVHTADGAHFCRLSLAQLLKRLDPAVFLQVHRRHIVNLVHAEAIDRSDGHWALVMAAPGRPRVPVARARVELVRRRLAV
- a CDS encoding 4-hydroxylaminobenzoate lyase, with the translated sequence MTQEQFASLMQPVIEFIAGKPVDRALADALNQRFPASGADVMAMEFACISAIKSGWMCTQGGPGRRFGRVIQASPETLDLSVDVVDLTEIVGPLHRHPLGEICLVMPVDETAKFDGKGRGWCVYGPNSAHRPTVKGGRALVLYLLPSGKIEFVE
- the gatC gene encoding Asp-tRNA(Asn)/Glu-tRNA(Gln) amidotransferase subunit GatC, which produces MSLDKATVRAIAELARIEVKDEELDHLAGELSNILHFVEQLSEVNTDGVAPMTSVADITAPMRADVINDGGYPDLVLANAPEAAEGFFTVPKVVE
- a CDS encoding GIY-YIG nuclease family protein — protein: MSRDPGVAVPLRPAVYILASQRNGTLYVGVTSDPVQRIWQHKSGAVEGFSRDHAVHTLVYIEFHETMESAIVRE
- the cowN gene encoding N(2)-fixation sustaining protein CowN; the protein is MTATTQADRYISFTGIDCDGNAKIVLERVVALVALPEHANCFWDRFLIRLAEADKVGARKADELCLACSNTYYIEELFEAAGDELGLAALRRLEDECC